From a single Salvelinus sp. IW2-2015 linkage group LG22, ASM291031v2, whole genome shotgun sequence genomic region:
- the brip1 gene encoding LOW QUALITY PROTEIN: Fanconi anemia group J protein (The sequence of the model RefSeq protein was modified relative to this genomic sequence to represent the inferred CDS: substituted 1 base at 1 genomic stop codon) — translation MAAPPVEYTIGGVKIQFPCKAYPSQLAMMNSIVRGLNHGQHCLLESPTGSGKSLALLCSALAWQQAQYGKLEQDGSSPTEGKKPAVTTPCQCACHSKPASVPDNRPKALATVVVDLTGSPEVVMAQSSSSPTDPVPPPPEEYKPKSLASRLSDKVQTSLTSEDDDFQPDRKRIRTPAMEQKGRKRRCLEQGVVFIDDEPEGERPVPGAQTWTVELSTQAQTIDLPLDRNCCSPVVSCSLCPCASSKGGQNGAAGKSSKEKDKEGKKKQVPKIFFGTRTHKQITQIAHEMKRTLYSSAPMTILSSRDHTCVHPEVVPHSNRNERCKELLEAKNGVSCRFKNGVHKMQDQNTLQWVHGLHQAWDIEDLVRLGGRLRACSYYAARDLMQEACIVFCPYNYLLEPLIRESMQINLKGQIVVLDEAHNIEDCARESASYTLNKPQLLSAREELDGMVTHNIRRSNHEPLRAFCCSLLNWMQESCSVLAEREYEMSCKVWNGKEVLGLFHTMGITADTFAMLQKHLAAVLEKEERVGLVNGKEDTVEVPTISSASSSVLKSLFMVLDFLYRDKSRFAEDYRVALQQSYTWTTAPDVPDAQGFFARPNRRRHSAKTKTLVHTLSFWCLNPAVAFSDLSDSVHSIVLTSGTLSPMGSFSSELGVKFSIQLEASHVISKSQVWVGTLGSGPQGRKLCATFQHAETYAFQDEVGALLLRVCQAVGRGVLCFLPSYKMLDKLCDRLTNTGLWEKLEERKTVITEPRGGGKGDFDELLQMYYDAIRISGEFARDRDGALLMAVCRGKVSEGLDFTDNNARAVVTVGIPFPNIKDLQVELKMKYNDQHCKARGLLSGSRWYEIQAYRALNQALGRCIRHKNDWGALILVDDRFGNNPNKYISGLSKWVRNLVRHHDTFSGAMQSLVAFSQCQQGAGETHGAGSQTFNSTTFLSPASQSPVTVEDLSHCRPSPSPSSDCLLWATVHNTTTSQVPEPHTQLQGFRSWVPPTVPPALWPLPTTSTGKSRNRGDQKQTWQHPSTHPNSDPKAPPPNISTPLTTPRPLHHLFTSTPVSSTYFKTPIFQAQNPSRRQDHLDDPPRPHSVEEEKKNQENVSQDPWIPFPGGMAREGLDGSASTPPSQDQGPVLDLSPVEVPASCEPRQTTVVVDDPTLLEEEEDQSIFFTPEMFDDEEEVVDTKPLPRTVQGMMTGEETVLASSLALSTGTAQALSEDLFGPEQGPREDTETVTTTDNKRGGALAPSASRDCVSLGWEQDRQEGSRIGSGDEAQQTQRQEVNQGATQGQSRQTGSRTHRLSRSRQKAPEPSSGKLTSYFFVVPQVITIDNXTPGHCAEVLVARPTQPWKGRVVLSKTQAKNQAQTHVRCSQRGRGRTKAGVPFAPTSSLPVQPQTKDQSLEVQGRTARVRSXSVAGPEETEGEQAVTGWKDQASTKPGTSIMAKTRGPEDSFKSGTSRTARGQEDVPKPETNSSKAKGQEVTSVFCQQYSSRGRLKATCRTEVKRFRGKEARLPPSWGGLEEVTSSTPATTTVHLDIVNPKCEGRVCVPGSPGGEPETESSSTGLTKEGPGSQNSLQKGIKVQDRGGNRASRRRKVR, via the exons ATGGCTGCTCCCCCAGTGGAGTACACCATAGGAGGGGTGAAGATACAGTTCCCTTGTAAAGCCTACCCCTCGCAGCTGGCCATGATGAACTCT ATAGTGCGAGGGCTGAATCATGGACAGCACTGTCTATTGGAGAGCCCTACAGGGAGTGGCAAGAGCctagccctgctctgctctgccctggcCTGGCAGCAGGCACAATATG GTAAGCTTGAACAGGACGGCAGCAGTCCTACAGAGGGTAAGAAGCCAGCTGTCACCACCCCCTGTCAGTGTGCCTGTCATAGCAAACCCGCCAGTGTCCCAGACAACAGGCCCAAAGCACTAGCCACTGTGGTGGTGGACCTCACAGGCTCACCGGAGGTAGTGATGGCACAGAGCTCATCTTCTCCCACAGACCCAG TGCCCCCACCACCAGAGGAGTACAAGCCCAAGTCTCTAGCCTCTCGTCTGTCTGACAAGGTCCAGACCTCCCTCACCTCCGAGGATGATGACTTCCAGCCTGATAGGAAACGCATCCGCACCCCTGCCATGGAGCAGAAG GGTCGTAAGAGGAGATGCTTGGAGCAGGGAGTGGTGTTTATAGATGATGAGCCAGAAGGAGAGCGGCCAGTGCCTGGAGCACAGACCTGGACTGTGGAGCTGAGTACCCAGGCACAGACTATAGACCTGCCCCTTGATAGAAACTGCTGT TCCCCCGTGGtttcctgctctctctgcccCTGTGCCTCGTCAAAAGGCGGCCAGAATGGAGCCGCGGGGAAGTCTTCGAAGGAGAAGGACAAAGAGGGCAAGAAGAAACAAGTCCCCAAGATCTTCTTCGGCACGCGCACCCACAAACAGATCACTCAGATCGCCCACGAGATGAAGCGTACGCTCTACTCCTCCGCCCCCATGACCATCCTGTCCAGTAGGGACCACACCTGTGTTCACCCAGAGGTGGTGCCTCATTCCAACCGCAACGAACGCTGCAAGGAACTGCTGGAAGCCAAGAAT GGCGTGTCGTGCCGCTTCAAAAACGGCGTGCACAAGATGCAGGACCAGAACACACTGCAGTGGGTCCATGGTCTCCACCAGGCCTGGGACATAGAGGACCTGGTTCGGCTGGGGGGCCGGCTGAGGGCCTGCTCCTACTACGCTGCCAGGGACCTCATGCAGGAAGCCTGTATCGTCTTCTGTCCCTACAACTACCTACTGGARCCCCTCATCAGGGAGAGC ATGCAGATCAACCTGAAGGGTCAGATCGTGGTTCTGGATGAGGCCCACAACATAGAGGACTGTGCCAGGGAGAGTGCCAGCTACACCCTGAACAAACCCCAGCTGCTGTCTGCCCGGGAGGAGCTGGACGGCATGGTGACCCATAACATCAGACGCTCCAACCACGAACCCCTACGTGCCTTCTGCTGCTCCCTGCTCAA CTGGATGCAGGAGAGCTGCAGTGTTCTGGCTGAAAGGGAGTATGAGATGTCTTGTAAGGTGTGGAACGGCAAGGAGGTTCTGGGACTCTTCCACACCATGGGCATCACTGCTGACACTTTTGCCATGCTGCAG AAACACCTGGCAGCGGTGTTGGAGAAGGAGGAGCGAGTTGGGCTGGTGAACGGGAAAGAGGACACAGTGGAGGTCCCCACCATCAGCTCAGCCAGCTCCTCTGTCCTCAAGAGTCTCTTCATGGTGCTGGACTTCCTCTACAGGGATAAGAGCAG GTTTGCAGAGGACTACCGCGTGGCGCTGCAGCAGTCCTACACCTGGACCACTGCTCCAGATGTGCCAGATGCTCAGGGCTTCTTCGCCAGGCCCAACCGCCGACGCCACAGTGCCAAGACCAAGACCCTCGTACACACACTCAGCTTCTGGTGCCTCAACCCTGCTGTG GCATTCTCAGACCTTTCGGACAGTGTTCACAGCATCGTGCTGACCTCAGGCACATTGTCTCCTATGGGATCCTTCTCCTCAGAGCTGGGGGTCAAGTTCTCTATCCAGCTAGAGGCCAGCCACGTCATCAGCAAGTCACAG GTYTGGGTGGGTACGCTGGGCTCTGGGCCCCAGGGGAGGAAGCTGTGTGCCACCTTCCAGCATGCTGAGACCTATGCCTTCCAGGATGAGGTGGGAGCCCTGCTGCTCAGGGTCTGCCAGGCCGTTGGAAGGGGAGTGCTTTGCTTTTTGCCCTCCTACAAG ATGCTTGACAAGCTGTGTGACCGCTTGACCAACACAGGGCTGTGGGAGaagctggaggagaggaagactgtGATCACAGAGcccagaggaggagggaagggagactTTGATGAGCTGCTGCAGATGTACTATGATGCCATCAGAATCAGTGGAGAGTTTGCACGGGACAGAG ATGGAGCTCTGCTGATGGCTGTGTGTAGAGGGAAGGTGAGTGAAGGACTGGACTTCACAGACAACAACGCCAGAGCAGTGGTCACCGTTGGCATCCCCTTCCCCAACATCAAGGACCTGCAG GTGGAGCTGAAGATGAAGtataatgaccagcactgtaaaGCCAGGGGTCTGCTGTCAGGCTCCCGCTGGTATGAGATCCAGGCCTACAGAGCCCTCAACCAGGCCCTAGGCAG GTGTATCAGACACAAGAATGACTGGGGAGCCCTCATTCTGGTAGACGACAGGTTTGGAAACAACCCCAACAAATACATCTCAG GTCTGTCCAAGTGGGTGCGTAACCTGGTCAGGCACCACGACACTTTCAGCGGTGCCATGCAGTCGCTGGTGGCCTTCTCCCAGTGCCAACAGGGGGCAGGAGAGACCCATGGAGCAGGGAGCCAGACCTTCAACAGCACCACCTTCCTGTCTCCAGCCAGTCAATCTCCAGTGACTGTGGAAGATCTGTCCCACTGTCGGCCCAGTCCTAGCCCCAGCTCAGACTGCCTTCTCTGGGCCACGGTTCACAACACTACCACCTCTCAGGTCCCAGAGCCCCACACCCAGCTACAGGGGTTCAGGTCCTGGGTTCCCCCTACGGTCCCACCTGCTCTGTGGCCTCTCCCCACCACCAGCACTGGAAAGAGTAGAAACAGAG GTGACCAGAAGCAGACATGGCAACACCCCTCCACTCATCCGAACAGTGATCCCAAGGCCCCGCCCCCGAACATCTCCACTCCCCTCACCACCCCACGGCCCCTGCACCACCTCTTCACCTCCACCCCTGTGAGCTCCACCTACTTCAAGACCCCAATCTTCCAGGCCCAGAACCCAAGCAGGCGTCAAGATCATCTGGATGACCCGCCACGGCCTCACtctgtggaggaggagaagaagaaccaGGAGAATGTAAGTCAGGATCCCTGGATCCCCTTCCCAGGAGGGATGGCCCGTGAGGGGCTGGATGGATCGGCATCTACCCCTCCCAGCCAGGACCAGGGTCCGGTTCTAGACCTCTCCCCAGTGGAGGTCCCTGCCAGTTGTGAGCCCAGACAGACCACTGTAGTTGTTGACGATCCCACCCTgctagaggaagaggaagaccagAGCATCTTCTTCACACCTGAGATGTTTGATGACGAAGAGGAGGTGGTGGACACCAAGCCTCTCCCCAGGACAGTGCAGGGGATGATGACAGGGGAGGAAACTGTGCTTGCGTCCAGCCTTGCTCTCTCTACCGGAACAGCCCAGGCTCTGTCTGAGGACCTGTTTGGCCCAGAGCAGGGTCCCAgggaagacacagagacagtcacTACCACTGATAACAAGAGGGGCGGCGCTCTCGCTCCCTCGGCCAGTAGAGACTGTGTCAGTTTGGGATGGGAACAGGACAGGCAGGAGGGGAGTAGGATAGGGAGTGGTGACGAGGCCCAACAGACCCAGAGACAGGAGGTGAACCAGGGGGCGACCCAAGGCcagagcaggcagacaggcagcaggacacacagactgtccaggtcCAGACAGAAAGCTCCAGAGCCATCCTCAGGTAAACTAACCAGCTACTTCTTTGTTGTCCCTCAGGTTATAACCATAGACAACTAGACACCAG GTCACTGCGCTGAGGTCCTTGTTGCAAGACCGACCCAGCCATGGAAAGGGAGAGTTGTTCTTTCCAAGACTCAGGCTAAGAACCAGGCCCAGACCCATGTCAGGTGCAGTCAGAGGGGCAGAGGCAGGACCAAGGCAGGGGTGCCCTTTGCACCCACCTCCAGTCTCCCAGTCCAGCCCCAGACCAAAGACCAGAGCCTAGAGGTCCAGGGCAGGACAGCCAGAGTCAGATCTYCTAGTGTCGCTGgtcctgaggagactgagggAGAGCAGGCAGTCACAGGATGGAAGGACCAGGCCTCTACCAAGCCTGGGACTAGTATTATGGCCAAGACCAGGGGGCCAGAGGACTCTTTCAAGTCAGGAACCAGCAGGACGGCCAGGGGGCAGGAGGATGTTCCCAAGCCAGAGACCAACAGCAGTAAGGCCAAGGGGCAGGAGGTTACTAGTGTTTTCTGCCAACAGTACAGCAGCAGGGGGAGATTGAAGGCAACATGCAGAACAGAGGTGAAGAGATTCAGGGGGAAAGAGGCACGGTTGCCACCCTCTTGGGGGGGCCTGGAAGAAGTCACGAGCAGCACCCCCGCCACCACAACAGTGCACTTGGACATTGTCAACCCTAAATGCGAGGGTAGAGTGTGTGTCCCAGGAAGTCCTGGAGGTGAACCTGAGACTGAGAGTAGCTCCACTGGTCTAACAAAGGAAGGGCCTGGCAGTCAGAACTCTTTACAGAAAG GCATCAAGGTGCAGGATAGAGGGGGCAACAGGGCCTCTCGGAGGAGGAAGGTGCGTTAG